Genomic window (Kosakonia sp. BYX6):
CTGCACATTCGCGATATCTGGTTTAAACATAGCTCGCTGCTTGGCGAAATGCCGCCAGAACGCCGTCTTGATACCCTTTGCGAATTGAACGTGATGGAGCAGGTCTACAACTTGGGCCACTCGACGATCATGCAATCCGCCTGGAAACGTGGTCAGAAAGTGACGATCCACGGCTGGGCTTACGGTATTCACGACGGTCTGCTTCGCAACCTGGATGTCACCGCCACCAACCGCGAATCGCTGGAACAGCGCTATCGGCAAGGCGTTTCCAATCTGAGCCAGAAGCACAGCAACCACAAATAATTATCGGGGCCAATGGCCCCGATTTTTTTATTCGTCCAGCATCACTACTTTGCCGACATACGGCAGATGGCGATAACGCTGCGCGTAATCAATGCCGTAACCCACCACAAACTCATCCGGAATGGAAAAGCCGATAAATTCGACAGGAACGTCCACTTCGCGACGGGACGGTTTATCCAGCAGGGTGCAAATCGCCAGTGATTTCGGCTCACGCAGGCTGAGGATTTCACGCACTTTCGACAGCGTATTGCCAGAGTCGATAATGTCTTCGACGATCAACACGTCTTTGCCGCGGATATCTTCATCAAGATCTTTGAGGATTTTCACATCGCGGGTGGTCGACATGCCGCTGCCGTAGCTGGAGGCGGTCATAAAATCGACTTCATGGGAAACCTGCACTTCACGACACAGGTCGGCCATAAACATAAATGAGCCGCGTAACAGCCCCACCAGCACCATTTCGCTGCCGCTATCTTTGTAACGCTCAGTGATTTGACGGCCCAATTCGGCGACGCGCGCGTTGATCTCCGCTTCCGGGATCATCACTTCAACTTTGTGTTTCATTTAACTAACCATATGGTTTTAATGGTAAATCATTCAATACCGTTGACATAAACCGGTGATTGAAACGCAAGGCGTGCAGTATACCAGTAAAACGATTTCTGGTGGGCATTGCGCAATAAAGCTCTATTTGTGATGACGATCACAGTTGTTAACATCTATACTTAGTTGCTATCAAAATATTAACAAACTGATGAGTGTCTTTTTTATGGCAGAAACTAAAACTCAACGGTCGCGGCTACTTATTACGCTGACGACGCTGTTTGCAGCCTTTTGCGGGCTGTATCTTTTAATCGGTGGAGTCTGGCTTATTTCCATTGGCGGCTCCTGGTACTACCCCATCGCCGGTCTGGTGATGCTGGGTGTCACATGGTTACTCTGGAAAGGAAAACGCACCGCGCTTTGGTTGTATGCCGCGCTGCTGCTCGCCACCATGATTTGGGGCGTCTGGGAAGTTGGCTTCGACTTCTGGGCGCTGACGCCGCGAAGCGATATTCTCGTCTTCTTCGGTATCTGGTTGATTCTGCCGTTTGTCTGGCGTCGACTGATTGTCCCGTCCAGCGGCGCAGTCGCTGCGCTGGTGGTTGCCCTGCTGATCAGCGGCGGCATTCTCACCTGGGCAGGCTTTAACGATCCGCAAGAAGTTAACGGCACGCTGAGCGCCGATGCCACTGCGGCAGCGCCGATTTCCCAGGTTGCCGACAGCGACTGGCCTGCCTACGGTCGTAACCAGGAAGGCCAGCGTTACTCCCCGCTTAAGCAAATCAACGCCGATAACGTTAAAAACCTGAAAGAAGCCTGGGTGTTCCGTACCGGTGATCTGAAATTGCCGACCGATCCGGGTGAAATCACCAATGAAGTGACCCCCATTAAAGTCGGCGACACCTTATTCCTCTGTACGGCGCACCAGCGCTTGTTCGCACTCGACGCGGCGACCGGCAAAGAGAAGTGGCATTTCGACCCGCAGCTCAATGCGAACCCGAGCTTCCAGCACGTGACTTGCCGTGGTGTTTCCTACCATGAAGCCACCGCAGAAAACGCCAGCCCGGATGTGGTGGCGAACTGCCCGCGTCGCATTATTCTGCCGGTGAACGATGGCCGTCTGTTTGCAGTTAACGCAGATAACGGCAAGCTGTGCGACGGCTTTGCCAACAAAGGCGTTCTGAACCTGCAAACCAACATGCCGGTGACCACGCCGGGCATGTACGAACCGACGTCTCCGCCGATTGTCACCGACAAAGTGATTATTATTGCGGGTGCAGTGACGGATAACTTCTCTACCCGTGAACCGTCCGGTGTGATTCGTGGTTTCGATATCAATACAGGCGAGCTGCTGTGGGCCTTCGATCCGGGCGCGAAAGATCCTAACGCTATCCCGTCGGATGAACACCACTTCACCCTTAACTCGCCGAACTCCTGGGCTCCTGCGGCGTATGACGCGAAGCTGGATATCGTTTATCTGCCGATGGGCGTAACAACGCCGGATATCTGGGGCGGTAACCGCACACCCGAGCAGGAGCGTTTCGCCAGTTCCATCGTTGCGCTGAATGCCACCACCGGTAAGCTGGTCTGGAATTATCAGACCGTACACCACGACCTGTGGGATATGGATATGCCGTCTCAGCCGACGCTGGCGGATATCAATGTCAATGGCAAAACCGTACCGGTCATTTACGCCCCGGCGAAAACCGGCAACATCTTTGTGCTGGATCGCCGTAACGGTGAACTGGTGGTGCCAGCGCCGGAAAAACCGGTACCGCAGGGTGCGGCGAAAGGCGATTACGTCACCAAAACGCAGCCCTTCTCTGACCTGAGTTTCCGTCCGAAGAAAGATCTGAGCGGTGCGGATATGTGGGGCGCGACCATGTTCGACCAACTGGTCTGCCGCGTGATGTTCCATCAGATGCGTTATGAAGGCATTTTCACACCGCCGTCCGAGCAAGGCACGCTGGTGTTCCCGGGTAACCTCGGCATGTTCGAATGGGGCGGTATCTCCGTCGATCCGAACCGCCAGGTGGCGATTGCCAACCCGATGGCGCTGCCGTTTGTCTCCAAACTGATCCCGCGTGGTCCAGGCAACCCGATGGAGCCGCCGAAAGACGCGCAGGGCACCGGTTCCGAATCCGGTATTCAGCCGCAGTACGGCGTGCCGTATGGCGTGACGCTGAACCCGTTCCTGTCACCGTTTGGTCTGCCGTGTAAGCAACCGGCCTGGGGTTATATTTCCGCACTGGATCTGAAAACTAACCAAGTTGTATGGAAGAAACGTATTGGTACGCCGCAGGACAGCATGCCGTTCCCGATGCCGTTTAAAGTGCCGTTCAATATGGGTATGCCGATGCTGGGCGGCCCGATTTCCACAGCGGGTAATGTGCTGTTTATCGCCGGTACCGCAGATAACTACCTACGCGCCTACAATATGAGCAACGGTGAAAAACTGTGGCAAGGTCGTCTGCCCGCGGGCGGTCAGGCAACACCGATGACCTATGAGGTGAATGGCAAGCAGTATGTAGTCATTTCCGCAGGCGGTCACGGTTCGTTCGGCACCAAAATGGGCGATTACATTGTCGCTTATGCCCTGCCGGATGATGCGAAGTAATTGTAATTAAACGCTGCTTAACGGGTCTACGCGCTCCGTAGGCCTGATAAGCGTTAGCGCCATCAGGCGCTATTGCCGGATGGCGGCTTACGCCTTATCCGGCCTACATTACGATCGATCCCATAAGCCCGGCACGCATTGCGCGCCGGGCTTTTTTATACCGTAAACCCTAGCATCATTCCGGTGTCTTCATGCTCCAGCAAATGGCAGTGCGCCATGTAAGCATGCTCTTTCGGCGCGTCATACTGGAAACGCACTAACACTTCGCTGCGCGCCCCATAAACATTTACCGTGTCTTTCCAGCCCGCGCGATGCGCCGCTGGCGGTTTGCCGTTCTCGGATAAAATACGGAACTGCGTGCCGTGAATATGGAACGGATGCAGCATCATGTCGCCCTCACCGGAAATCACCCAGCGCTCATACTGGCCTTTTTGCGCGGCGAATTGCGGCGTCATCATGTCAAACGCCTTGCCGTTAATGCGGTTAGCATTGTGGAAATCAAAGCCGTGGCTGCCGTGGTTCATCTTCCCGTGATCCATCTGCATATCGCCCATGTCGCCGTGATGCATCGACATCCCGGCCATCGCGCCCTCGCCGTACTTCTGCTGGAGCGCCTGCATGCCCATCATGTCGAGCATCGGATCCATGGATAACTGCAAAGTCCGCTGCGTTAACCCTTGCAGGTTTGGCAGTGCTGGCAGGGATGCCAGCGAGTCCGGCAAGATGCCCGACGCCGCAATCCGAAGCGGCTGAATGCGTAATACCGGATGCGACTTATCAAACGGCGCGACGGTCATCCCCATTTGTTGCACGGGAAGCGTGACGATATCGAACGCTTTGCCGTCGCTGGTATCCACTAACACTTCAAAACGTTCGCCCATCAGCATCGGCAACTCACTGACTTTAACCGGTTCGCTTAACAGACCACCGTCGCTCGCCACCACATACAGCGGGCGTTTGTCACTGGTGGAAAAGTTAAGCGAGCGCGCGTTACAGCCGTTAAGCAAACGCAGACGTAACCAACCGCGCGGCGCGGCATGCTGCGGGTAAATCGC
Coding sequences:
- the hpt gene encoding hypoxanthine phosphoribosyltransferase, producing MKHKVEVMIPEAEINARVAELGRQITERYKDSGSEMVLVGLLRGSFMFMADLCREVQVSHEVDFMTASSYGSGMSTTRDVKILKDLDEDIRGKDVLIVEDIIDSGNTLSKVREILSLREPKSLAICTLLDKPSRREVDVPVEFIGFSIPDEFVVGYGIDYAQRYRHLPYVGKVVMLDE
- a CDS encoding glucose/quinate/shikimate family membrane-bound PQQ-dependent dehydrogenase is translated as MAETKTQRSRLLITLTTLFAAFCGLYLLIGGVWLISIGGSWYYPIAGLVMLGVTWLLWKGKRTALWLYAALLLATMIWGVWEVGFDFWALTPRSDILVFFGIWLILPFVWRRLIVPSSGAVAALVVALLISGGILTWAGFNDPQEVNGTLSADATAAAPISQVADSDWPAYGRNQEGQRYSPLKQINADNVKNLKEAWVFRTGDLKLPTDPGEITNEVTPIKVGDTLFLCTAHQRLFALDAATGKEKWHFDPQLNANPSFQHVTCRGVSYHEATAENASPDVVANCPRRIILPVNDGRLFAVNADNGKLCDGFANKGVLNLQTNMPVTTPGMYEPTSPPIVTDKVIIIAGAVTDNFSTREPSGVIRGFDINTGELLWAFDPGAKDPNAIPSDEHHFTLNSPNSWAPAAYDAKLDIVYLPMGVTTPDIWGGNRTPEQERFASSIVALNATTGKLVWNYQTVHHDLWDMDMPSQPTLADINVNGKTVPVIYAPAKTGNIFVLDRRNGELVVPAPEKPVPQGAAKGDYVTKTQPFSDLSFRPKKDLSGADMWGATMFDQLVCRVMFHQMRYEGIFTPPSEQGTLVFPGNLGMFEWGGISVDPNRQVAIANPMALPFVSKLIPRGPGNPMEPPKDAQGTGSESGIQPQYGVPYGVTLNPFLSPFGLPCKQPAWGYISALDLKTNQVVWKKRIGTPQDSMPFPMPFKVPFNMGMPMLGGPISTAGNVLFIAGTADNYLRAYNMSNGEKLWQGRLPAGGQATPMTYEVNGKQYVVISAGGHGSFGTKMGDYIVAYALPDDAK
- the cueO gene encoding multicopper oxidase CueO; the protein is MQRRDFLKYSAILGAASALPMWSRPLFAAGRPALPIPPLLTADAQNRIQLIVQAGETQFGNHTATSWGYNGTLLGPALQLRQGRQVNVEIRNMLAEETTVHWHGVEVPGEVDGGPQGIIKAGGSRSITFTPTQQAATCWFHPHQHGKTGHQVAMGLAGLVLIEDDNLRKLRLPQQWGIDDVPVIVQDKKFNAQGQIDYQLDVMSAAVGWFGDTLLTNGAIYPQHAAPRGWLRLRLLNGCNARSLNFSTSDKRPLYVVASDGGLLSEPVKVSELPMLMGERFEVLVDTSDGKAFDIVTLPVQQMGMTVAPFDKSHPVLRIQPLRIAASGILPDSLASLPALPNLQGLTQRTLQLSMDPMLDMMGMQALQQKYGEGAMAGMSMHHGDMGDMQMDHGKMNHGSHGFDFHNANRINGKAFDMMTPQFAAQKGQYERWVISGEGDMMLHPFHIHGTQFRILSENGKPPAAHRAGWKDTVNVYGARSEVLVRFQYDAPKEHAYMAHCHLLEHEDTGMMLGFTV